In Phycisphaerae bacterium, the genomic window GATTATCGCGTTGTCTCGCCTGACCCGATGCTGAACCAGTTCAATTCGCTGATAGGCGTTCGACCGCGGCTTCTCGAGCGTCTTTCGTGCTGTTGTCGAATCGAGCCGCGGGGCCGCATGGCCGATCAGGACGGTAACCAGAAAGGCCGGAATCGGCAGGATCAAAGTCCAGATCAGCACCAGGAGCCACCCGCGCACGGCCGGCGGCATCGAGGATTGCCCTTCCGTAACAATCCCCGCCTCGCGCAGATCCGAGCCGCACTCGGGGCAAGTGAACGTCGGCAAGCCGCGCACCGCGTAACCGCATTTGCCGCACGCCGGCTCACCAACGTGCCGGCCTCCCCTCCTCGTGATCAGAATGACGAGCAGTACCGTCGGCACGCCCACGATAAGCAATAGCGCCGCACATGGCAGAATCCCGATCACATCCGCCTCCCGCTCGGGAAAACATCAACATGCCTACTGGTTGCCGTGCGATCCTGTCGCGGCCGGGTCCGGCGTCATCCTCTTGCCTTTGTGCTTCCAGAGATGCTGCTTGAGGACTGGGAAAAGCGTCAGGGCATTCTCGCGGAGAATCTGCCGGCCGATTCGCCTGGCGTGCTCTTCGGTCAAATCGCCGGCCGCAACCTTCTCGACCAGCACCTCGGCAACGCAACGCCGCGTCAGTTCAGTCGCTCCGTAAATGCCCTCCGCATGACCGCAATCGGCGCCCCACATGATCCGGTCTGACGGCATGACTTCGAGCCATTCGTGAAACGCCCGCTTGGCCATCGTGTAGCTCAGCGTCGGCAGCCAGACCGAATCGACCCACACGTGTGACGTGTGACGCATCACAATCACGCCGGTTTCGCCGACCCACGGAAACCCGCCGTGAAACAAGACGAACTTCGTCTTCGGGTTGGCCTCGATCAGATCGACCAGCAGCATCGGATTCGAGCCCTGGATGCGGGCCTGGCCGGTGTGGATCTGGATCGGCAGGTCGTGCTTGGCGGCCAGCTCGCAGATTCGCCAGATCACGAAATCCTCAAAATCGCGAATCTCATCGGGCTTCAGCTCCGCCCGGGGCCGGCCGAAAGCCTTTGCCGCCCGCTCCTTGGCCACGTTGCGGAACTCCAGCGTTCGCGAATAAGCCAGAGTGTTCTTCAGGCACGGCAGCCCGCGCTGCTTCGCGTCAGCGATCATCGCGTCCAGCACGCCGACATAGTCGTCGAGAGAATCGGCCTTCAACCCGTGCTCCTTTGCGTACCAATACGGATCTGAATGCTGGTCGCGGTATTCCGAGGGATGGAACCCCCGAATCAGGCTGTTGATGTTCAGCACCGAAACCGCAAACGGATAATCCGAAGGCATCTCCAGCGGCGCCCAATACCGATCCACCACCATGACCTCGATGTTGGCCCGCTCCGTAACCACTTCGTAGAGCCAGCGCTGATCGCGGTAGTTTTCGACAATCTTGCGGTCCAGTTCGCGGGCCTGGTCGTCCGTGATCCGGTCGAAATCGACGCCGTAAAGGTCCTGGAAGGCCGGCAGCAAGAAGCGATAGAAAGTGGTCGCCCGGCCGTTGTCGAAATTGTTCCTGGCCTTGCTCCACCAGTCGTCGAACGACATCCCCGCCGGACGCGGCGCCAGCGGATTGAACCACGCATAATAGCAATGCTGCAGAAGAGCACGAAGGTTCATCGCCTCCTCATTGGAACCTGGCTGGGCATCCGAGCTCAGCCGATCGAACGGCCGGATGTGGTCATGCGTGTCGATGGCTGGGATGGCATCCAGGTAAGACTTCATCTGCCGATAGGCCGGAGTCGCTCGAGTATTCTGGGCGAGCGATGGGGCGGTCAGGTCGAGGCAGCACATGCATGACAGACATACGGCGAGTCGCTTGAACATCGGTTACTCCTTTGCATCAGGCCGGCTTCATTGTCCATGCCGGAATCGGTCCTGCAAGTGCTTGCGACCGCCCATGATACCCTCGCCGTCCCGGGCGAGATGAGCGACCGACAAGGTCGGCGGATTTCGCCTCCTCGAAGGGGGTTGCCGCGGCCGGCCGCCGCTGCAACACTCGACTCACCGACAACAGCACCCGGCCCGAAGGGTCTTACCGGACAAACTCGACGCGCAGATAAAACCGATGGATTCGCGAGAACAGAATCAACGCGGCCGCCAGGAATAAGGCAATGTTCTCAGCCATCTTCCAGCAGAAGTTGACCGGGCCCGCCCCGCACCCGCAGTCGAAGATGATCCGGCAGAACGGGATGTGCTCGGCATCGTGGATGCCCAGGCCCCGCAGCCAGATCATCGGCGTAAAGACCGACAGCATGACCATCACCAGCAAGGCGGTGCCGCGGTGGGCAATGCCCAGGAGCAACAACAGCCCGCACAGGATTTCCACCCACGGCAGGGTGGCGACAGTGAAGTTCAACAGCCACCAGATGTTGTCCGGAAACATTTCGTACTCGCGGACAAGCTTGAGGAAAGTCACCGGATCCATGGCCTTCTTGAAGCCCATGTAAACGAACAGCAAGCCGATGGCCAGCCGGCAAAAAACCATCAGCGCGCCGCTGCGATAGAGTCGCCGAATCAGGCCCGGCTCAGAGTTCATTTCGCTGCCCCTTCGGACGCCTGCCCGCCGCTCGCAGGCACGTCCCAGACCAGTTCGCCGCTGTTGCGCTCCCCGACCTCGTATTGCATTCCATCACCCGCCCACATCGTAAAGCCGCCCGCATAGATATACAGCCTGTCGAACGGGATGCCCCTTTCCAGGAGATCGCCAACCGCCAGCTCACTGTCTTCGCAAACGCCGCCGTTGCAGTAGACCACGATCTTGTCCGCCATTCTGCATGCCTCCAGCACCTTGCCCACGGTCCGATCAAGGTAATAGTGATCCAGGTGGTAGGCCCCCGGAATGTGGCCGCTGCGATAGTGCTGCTCCGTACGGGCGTCGATGATGACGTACAGACCGTCGGCCCGATAGGGGCTGCTGAAGATGTCAACCACTTCATGGTGGTACAGGGCCTGGAAACCGAGGTCTCTCAGCCGCTGGACCATTTCGTCTTCCGTCATCTGCTCCGACGGGTCTGTGCCCGTTTTCGCCGTGTTGCGGCCCCCCGTTTCACCTCCGCCGCCGGAGGCTGTCATCTGGGTGTCCGCCGCTCGAGAGGCCGGACCTGTCTGCGTGCCGTGGTTCGTTCCAGGACCGCTGTACGGGCGGGCGGAGCCTCTGCTAACGACCGGCTTGGTGAAGTAGTTCCTCCTGAGCGACAACCCGTTCGGATTGAGCGCGTTGGCAATCAGGCCGACGCTCACCCCGACGACGGCCAGAAGAAGGAACTCGCGTACTACTCTTGTCACTTCCTTCATCGTCGACACCGGATTGGGCCTCTGGTCGCGGATCGCCAATGCCCTCAACGCGGCACAGCGCGCCCGCACCCTCCGCACCTGCATTATATCCGGGGGAATCGCTCCGGCGAGAGAGCTTTGCAATCGGGCTTTCGCCTCAGCATGCCGATAACCGATCAGTGTGAAGGAGCCCGCCTCCTAACGCGGGCGCGGGCGGCGTCGAAAGGGGCCACACGCTCGCCGACCAGTGCGCGCAGCACCTTCACCGCCTCGATCAGCAGCGAACACGCCCAGGCGTGTGGAGCGGCCCAATACTCAAAGAGAATCTTCGGAATCAGTTCCGGCAGTTGACCTGTGGGACTGGTGTTGGCCAACGCGACCCGCAGGTGCTCCATTGCCAGCTCGATCTGCTGCCGTTTCTCGTCGATGCTGCCGGCCGTCCGTGCCGCGAGCAGCCGGCATAGCGCCAGCCAGATGGTGTTGACGCAGCCCGGCCCTCCGCCCATGTAAGACTCACCCGCAAATCGAAGAATGGCTCCGCCCCCTTTGACATCTGAACGCAGATCCTGGGCAATACCGTTCAACGTGGCCATTGCCAGCCCACGGTCGTGGGGATCACTCAGATTCAGGACC contains:
- a CDS encoding amidohydrolase family protein produces the protein MFKRLAVCLSCMCCLDLTAPSLAQNTRATPAYRQMKSYLDAIPAIDTHDHIRPFDRLSSDAQPGSNEEAMNLRALLQHCYYAWFNPLAPRPAGMSFDDWWSKARNNFDNGRATTFYRFLLPAFQDLYGVDFDRITDDQARELDRKIVENYRDQRWLYEVVTERANIEVMVVDRYWAPLEMPSDYPFAVSVLNINSLIRGFHPSEYRDQHSDPYWYAKEHGLKADSLDDYVGVLDAMIADAKQRGLPCLKNTLAYSRTLEFRNVAKERAAKAFGRPRAELKPDEIRDFEDFVIWRICELAAKHDLPIQIHTGQARIQGSNPMLLVDLIEANPKTKFVLFHGGFPWVGETGVIVMRHTSHVWVDSVWLPTLSYTMAKRAFHEWLEVMPSDRIMWGADCGHAEGIYGATELTRRCVAEVLVEKVAAGDLTEEHARRIGRQILRENALTLFPVLKQHLWKHKGKRMTPDPAATGSHGNQ
- a CDS encoding rhodanese-like domain-containing protein yields the protein MTRVVREFLLLAVVGVSVGLIANALNPNGLSLRRNYFTKPVVSRGSARPYSGPGTNHGTQTGPASRAADTQMTASGGGGETGGRNTAKTGTDPSEQMTEDEMVQRLRDLGFQALYHHEVVDIFSSPYRADGLYVIIDARTEQHYRSGHIPGAYHLDHYYLDRTVGKVLEACRMADKIVVYCNGGVCEDSELAVGDLLERGIPFDRLYIYAGGFTMWAGDGMQYEVGERNSGELVWDVPASGGQASEGAAK
- a CDS encoding DoxX family membrane protein — encoded protein: MNSEPGLIRRLYRSGALMVFCRLAIGLLFVYMGFKKAMDPVTFLKLVREYEMFPDNIWWLLNFTVATLPWVEILCGLLLLLGIAHRGTALLVMVMLSVFTPMIWLRGLGIHDAEHIPFCRIIFDCGCGAGPVNFCWKMAENIALFLAAALILFSRIHRFYLRVEFVR